A stretch of DNA from Campylobacteraceae bacterium:
TGCATCACTGGCCAGCAAGTATTCATTTAGTAGGAAAAGATATTTTAAGATTTCATGCTGTTTATTGGCCTGCATTTTTAATGTCTTTGGGTTTACCTTTGCCTAAGCATATAGCTGCTCATGGTTGGTGGACAAGAGATGGCGAAAAAATGTCAAAATCTAAAGGAAATGTTGTTGATCCTAAAGAAATAGCTGATGCTTATGGTTTAGATGCGTTTAGATACTTTATGTTAAGAGAAGTGCCTTTTGGACAAGATGGTGATTTTTCACAAAGAGCATTAATGGACAGAATCAATTCTGACTTAGGAAATGATCTTGGAAATTTACTTAATAGAATCATTGGAATGAGTGGAAAATATTTTGATTTCAAAGTAAGCTCTAAAGATGTAATGAAATACCATGAAAAAGAAATAAATGAAGTGCATAATATTTTAGAAAATATTGAAGATTATATTTACAAAATGCAATTAAACAGATTTCTTGAAGATATTTGGAAAGCACTTACAGTAGCTAATAAAGCCATTAATGATTATGAACCTTGGAATAAAATGAAAGAAGGTAAAAGTGATGAAGCAATGGCTTTAGTTGCTTTAATTACAAATATCATGGCTAAAACAGCTATTTTATTATCTTCAGTTATGCCTGAGAAAATAAATAAAATAGCAGATGCTATTGGACTTACTATTAATACTGATTCGTATAACAGTATTTTAAAAAATAAAGAATTATTAGGGGATGTTACAATTACTAAGGTTGAACAATTATTTCCTAGAATTGAAGAGATTTTATTACAACAAGCACCTGAAGTAGATGTTACTAAAACTGAAGTTGAGAAAAAAGATATAGCATTAGCTTCACTGGAAGAATTAGAAGGGGATAACTTAATAACAATTGATACTTTTTTTGGAACAAGTTTACAAATTGGTACTGTTCTTGATGCAAGCGAAGTACCTAAATCAAAAAAACTTTTAAAATTACAAGTTGATTTAGGAGAAAGCAGACCAAGACAAATACTAGCAGGAATTAAAGAGTTTTATGATGCAAAAGATTTGATTAATACACAAGTATGTGTTGTTGCAAATTTAAAACCAGCTAAATTGATGGGTATGATTTCAGAAGGTATGTTATTAGCTGCACGAGATGAAAATGGTTTATCCTTAATTCGTCCAGAAGCACCTAAAAAAATCGGAACAAAAATTTCCTAAGGTAAAAGATGAAAATTTCATCATTGATTGACATTGTAGAAGGAGAATTAATTAACTCTCCTTCTATTTCTTTTTTATACAATATAAAAATTAATGCCAAGAAAGTGAATGAAGGCGATTTGTTTATTGCTAAAAATGCAAAAGATTTATTATTGGCTATCAATAATGGCGCTTTTGCGATTGTTTATGATTTTAATACAGCCGTTCTTGACAATGAAATTGCTTGGATTAAAGTTGATTCTTATAAAGAAGCACTTATAAAGATATTTAGATATAAATTATCTACAATTGATCTTAAAGCCTTTTTTTGTGACAAAATCTCTTATGAATTTTTAAATATTAACAAAAGTAAAAACTTTAAATTTATTTCAAATAATCTGGAACATTCTATTAAAGTAATCGAAAGTATAAAAAATTCTGATACATTATTTTGTTTAAATGAAGAATTATTGCATAAAATATACCCAAGATATCAAACGTTTTCACAAAATAATCATAGAGTTGATAATCTTATTGTTCATTCTTTATTTGAATGCTCTTTTTCTTATAAAAATAATTATTTCAATAAATTTAAACTGGCTTCTTTATATCTTAATTCTTTTTTAAATGTCTATGCTTTTTGTAAAAATGATTTTGATTTAAACAAATTACATAATTTTAATTCTCTAAGAGCTATCTTTTTGGACAAACAATATAATGCCTGTGAACACGGGAAAACGGATAAGTTCATACTTGTGCAAAATTCACATGTTATCATTAATAAAGAAATTGAATATATTAACAAAATATATTCCTACGGCAAAATAATTTATATCTCTTCCCATTTTATTAATGGATTTTCCAAAGAATTGTACGTGATTTCAAATTTAAAAAATTTAAAAACTTTTTTAAAAACAAAAGAATTTAACTGTGTGTATTTAATTGGATATGATTTTGTTAAAGTTCAAAGAACTTTAACAAAAGTAGAAAAAGAGCTAAGTCTTTTTTAGTTTTAGTATATATTTCCAAAAGAAGCCGCAATTTTTCCTATAACATTAATCTCACCTTCTTCAAGAACTTGTTTAGGATAGTCTTTATTATCAGAAATGATATCTAACTTTCCATCTACTCTTTTTTGTATTCTTTTTACAAATAAACCATGTTCTGTTGTAAAAGCATAAATTCCATCTTTAAAAGAAGATGCTTTGCTCTTATCAATAAAAATTATATTATCTGTATTTAAAGTAGGTTCCATAGAATCACCCGTTACATTAATAGCTTCAATATTTTTTAAATTTCCTTGTCCACCTAAGGCAGTTATAAAATAAGGAGGAACATTGATTGCTTCAAAATTATCTTCACTATCATAAGCACCCCCACCTGCACTCACATTTACACTTGGAAAATATTTAACCCAATACTTATCTGTAGAATCCACTAAAGAATCAGGATTTTGCCCATAAAGAAGCCAATTAATAGAAATCTTTTTTAAAGCACAAAAATCCAAAATATTAGAAAAAGGAATTTTCCCTCTATTCTTCATTGTTGCAAAATTAGCCTGAGATAAATCAAGTGCACACGCAACATCTTTATCAAATATTTTACCCATCTTACCATCAGTACTTAGAACGTCTTTTAATTTTTCAATAATTTCACCAGCTATCAACATATTTTACCTTTCTTTTTATATATGATAACACAATACATTACAAAATGCAATATTTTTAGATAAATTCATTATTTATACTAATATTTGTAAGATTTAAATTTAAAAGGATATCAAAATGTCAAAAAAATTAATTCAAACAAAAGATAAATTCTTAAACTTATGCACACTTTTAGATACATATATATATGAAATGGGTAGAAAAATATTGTAAAAATGTAAGAATTATGTAAAGTTAGTAAATCTTTTTAATTATTTCCCAAAATTAATCTTAATAAAGAAACATTATTATAAAATTAACTTTTATTTTAGGTAACCACGGGAGAGGATATGGAAGTAAATTTAATAAGTGAAGCACTCAAGTTTATGGTGCTTGGTATGGGAATTGTTTTTGCATTTTTAATAATATTAATTTTTGTTTTAAAAGCGCAAGCAAAACTTCTAAGTAAATATTTTCCTGCTAAGGAAATAGAAAAACCTAAAAAGGTACAAACAACTTCAGTACCTTCTACTACTAAAAAAGTAGCTGCAATCATAGCAGCAGTACAACATCATGAAAATCTTAAAGGAAAATAATGGCTAAAAAATATATTGATGTCATGGATACAACATTTAGAGATGGATTCCAATCTGTTTTTGGAGGACGTGTTTTAAAAAAGGATTTTTTTCCTGCTGTTGAAGCTGCTTGTGATGCTGGAATCACACATTTTGAGTTTGGTGGAGGTGCAAGATTTCAATCTTTATT
This window harbors:
- a CDS encoding helix-turn-helix transcriptional regulator; translation: MLIAGEIIEKLKDVLSTDGKMGKIFDKDVACALDLSQANFATMKNRGKIPFSNILDFCALKKISINWLLYGQNPDSLVDSTDKYWVKYFPSVNVSAGGGAYDSEDNFEAINVPPYFITALGGQGNLKNIEAINVTGDSMEPTLNTDNIIFIDKSKASSFKDGIYAFTTEHGLFVKRIQKRVDGKLDIISDNKDYPKQVLEEGEINVIGKIAASFGNIY
- the metG gene encoding methionine--tRNA ligase; this translates as MNNDCKNVYITTPIYYVNDVAHIGHAYTTIIADMLARHSRLTGSNTFFLTGTDEHGQKIAHSAEARGKTPMEYATEVSSKFKNLWDGFDITYDKFIRTTDADHKAGVQKAFLSMHEKGDIYKGDYEGYYCVSCETFFTDKQLIDDEFCPDCGKPTTIVKEESYFFKLSDYEDRLLKWYEENEDCILPRSKKNEIINFVKGGLRDLSISRTSFDWGVKLPPELNEPKHVMYVWLDALMNYITALGYGNDEKNMHHWPASIHLVGKDILRFHAVYWPAFLMSLGLPLPKHIAAHGWWTRDGEKMSKSKGNVVDPKEIADAYGLDAFRYFMLREVPFGQDGDFSQRALMDRINSDLGNDLGNLLNRIIGMSGKYFDFKVSSKDVMKYHEKEINEVHNILENIEDYIYKMQLNRFLEDIWKALTVANKAINDYEPWNKMKEGKSDEAMALVALITNIMAKTAILLSSVMPEKINKIADAIGLTINTDSYNSILKNKELLGDVTITKVEQLFPRIEEILLQQAPEVDVTKTEVEKKDIALASLEELEGDNLITIDTFFGTSLQIGTVLDASEVPKSKKLLKLQVDLGESRPRQILAGIKEFYDAKDLINTQVCVVANLKPAKLMGMISEGMLLAARDENGLSLIRPEAPKKIGTKIS
- a CDS encoding OadG family protein, with translation MEVNLISEALKFMVLGMGIVFAFLIILIFVLKAQAKLLSKYFPAKEIEKPKKVQTTSVPSTTKKVAAIIAAVQHHENLKGK
- a CDS encoding peptidoglycan synthetase → MKISSLIDIVEGELINSPSISFLYNIKINAKKVNEGDLFIAKNAKDLLLAINNGAFAIVYDFNTAVLDNEIAWIKVDSYKEALIKIFRYKLSTIDLKAFFCDKISYEFLNINKSKNFKFISNNLEHSIKVIESIKNSDTLFCLNEELLHKIYPRYQTFSQNNHRVDNLIVHSLFECSFSYKNNYFNKFKLASLYLNSFLNVYAFCKNDFDLNKLHNFNSLRAIFLDKQYNACEHGKTDKFILVQNSHVIINKEIEYINKIYSYGKIIYISSHFINGFSKELYVISNLKNLKTFLKTKEFNCVYLIGYDFVKVQRTLTKVEKELSLF